In Flavobacterium sp. GSB-24, the genomic window ATTAAAAATCTGTATGTAAATGATTAAAAATTATTATTTAAATAATCTGTTAACTAATCTTTTAAAGGAAATGATCTGCCTTCAAAGACAGTTTCTAACACTTTAATGTCTTTCATTTTTATAGGGTCTATCTTTAAAGGGTTTTCAGCAAGTATGACGAAATCCGCTTTTTTACCCACTTTTATGGATCCCGTAATTTTATCCAGTTGCATTAAATTAGCCGCATTAATCGTGATGCCTTTCAATGCATCATAAGCAGATACTCTTTCTTGAGGCGCCATCAAAGTTCCATCGGCCGTTACACGATTAGTTGCTATCCAAGCCAGGAGCAGTGGCTGAATAGGAGCCATAGTGAAATCGGAATGCAGGGCAAACTTCACTTTGTTTTTAACCAATGAGCCCAAACGAACCATTTCTGAACCTCTTTGCTGGCCTAGAACAGTAGTGGATGCATATTTATCACCCATAGAATAGAGATAGTAGGGATTAGCAGACACCACCGCTCCTAATTTTGCAATACGGGCAGACTGTTCAGGTTTAGATTCTCCAAAATGCTCTATGGTGAGTCTTTGTTTTAATTGTGGCAATTCTTTTTGTAATTTTTCCAGTTCATCCAAGATGGTTTCTAATCCCATGCTGCCATTGCAATGAATATGGATAGGATAACCTTTGTTCCACCAAAATTTCATGGCTTTGTTTAAATTTTCAGGGGTCATAATCCATTCGCCGCTATGCCCGTCCAAATATCCTGGAGGTAAAACTTGAAAATTCTGACCAAAAAATGCACCATCAGCATAAAGTTTTACGGCATGTTCTATTATAATATGTGGCGAAGTCTTTTTGCCAAACTCCTTTACATCGGTAAACGTTTTTTCAAAATCACCGCCATTTACCAGGTTCAATGTATTTACATCGGGGGTAAATTGCATACGGAAAGGTGTCTTATCGTTTTCCAGATTATTCTTCATGTATTTA contains:
- a CDS encoding amidohydrolase, which produces MKNLILLLTFSFVMVSCRQETAKTDNTGKPSSISTVYYNGDIVTMEGENAAYIEAVVVKDGKITFTGSKDEAMKQAGEGHTMVDLEGKTMMPGLIDPHLHPNLGAMILNTKFAAPFDWVFPWGNVKAVRGHKAFIAKVKEYEAELKEPKEPLVVWGFMEPFHGDISRKELDGISTTRPIMIWQYSAHVMWLNTAGLKYLNITQKETKGNSQIDYGAGKFVEAGFFNVVVPKWAPTIRNDGVMKTNMLKLRDLVHMGGLTTIGDMGTGSSGELWGDFKYMKNNLENDKTPFRMQFTPDVNTLNLVNGGDFEKTFTDVKEFGKKTSPHIIIEHAVKLYADGAFFGQNFQVLPPGYLDGHSGEWIMTPENLNKAMKFWWNKGYPIHIHCNGSMGLETILDELEKLQKELPQLKQRLTIEHFGESKPEQSARIAKLGAVVSANPYYLYSMGDKYASTTVLGQQRGSEMVRLGSLVKNKVKFALHSDFTMAPIQPLLLAWIATNRVTADGTLMAPQERVSAYDALKGITINAANLMQLDKITGSIKVGKKADFVILAENPLKIDPIKMKDIKVLETVFEGRSFPLKD